The following are encoded in a window of Pseudomonas sp. JQ170C genomic DNA:
- a CDS encoding YidH family protein, which produces MLPNTASGAFGRLMLGHGQEPDPRFTLANERTFLAWIRTALALLASGIAVEAFTVALFSADVKRVLVLGLLGLSLMVSLGAFWRWLSVERALRQQAPLPVSPLIPLLSGGCAVLVGGVIATLWGPW; this is translated from the coding sequence ATGCTGCCAAATACCGCTTCGGGTGCCTTCGGCCGGTTAATGCTGGGGCATGGGCAGGAGCCCGATCCACGCTTCACCCTGGCCAACGAGCGCACCTTTCTGGCGTGGATCCGCACGGCACTGGCCTTGCTCGCCAGCGGTATCGCGGTGGAGGCCTTCACCGTGGCGCTGTTCAGCGCGGACGTGAAACGGGTGCTGGTGCTCGGCCTGCTGGGGCTCAGCCTGATGGTGAGCCTGGGGGCCTTCTGGCGCTGGCTGAGTGTCGAGCGTGCGCTCAGGCAGCAGGCACCGCTCCCTGTTTCGCCGCTCATTCCGCTGCTTTCGGGGGGCTGCGCGGTGCTCGTCGGCGGGGTGATCGCCACGCTGTGGGGGCCGTGGTGA
- a CDS encoding DUF202 domain-containing protein, with product MTDAGLQPERTTLAWKRTHILLVLVACLALRCLQHHPVLSVGVIILAGLQALLIVLEQGRCYRRSRLGMAGQGPTCNPGPLLMLCLSTALLAVLTLIAVLMHA from the coding sequence GTGACGGATGCCGGCCTGCAGCCGGAGCGCACCACGCTGGCATGGAAGCGCACGCACATTTTGCTGGTGCTGGTGGCCTGCCTGGCCTTGCGTTGCCTGCAGCACCACCCGGTACTGAGCGTCGGCGTCATCATCCTGGCCGGGTTGCAGGCGCTGCTGATCGTGCTCGAGCAGGGTCGCTGCTATCGGCGGTCGCGCCTGGGCATGGCCGGGCAGGGCCCGACCTGCAACCCGGGGCCGCTGTTGATGCTGTGCTTGAGCACTGCGCTGCTGGCGGTGCTGACGCTGATTGCCGTTTTGATGCACGCCTGA